A region of the Clavelina lepadiformis chromosome 9, kaClaLepa1.1, whole genome shotgun sequence genome:
TAATAGAAAGTCATTGAATGAATCTAAAATTCAAAATCGAAacggaaataaaaatgaataaataatagATTTCACAatagaaatgaaataaaacctCAAATCAGATtataaaatgaacaaaaatatcaaaacattACATGGCCAAgtattacaaaaaaacataGCAGTATTATAGGCTATTAAAGACcattaatgttttttgttctttccTGGTGAAAGGAAGAATCTGAACAAGTTAAATTCTTCACAGGCTTGCACTCTCACGAACAAAGTAAAGAGGGAGCAGCATCCACGAATGCGTCGAATTACTTCATTTGAGTGAAGATTGACGCTCTATGACAAATGGCCGCCTGCACTTCACTATACAAGCATCCTATACACATTTGTATTATTTCTATGTATTGATTGTCGCTCGTGGTTGCAAGTCATAAATCGGTGTTTACCTATTGCATTAGGCCTCTTAATCATATACCAAACTcatattcaaaattttaaatgccatgtttttgcatttttttgtttgttacttCAAAATCATTCACATGTACTGTCTAATATTTCCATGTTTTAATAATGACTTTGCTGATGTCGTTTACACAGTTTCCTATCATGGTTTTTACATCGTTTCTACTCGCATTTTTACAATGAACAAGGATGGCAGGTTTATATTCCTccaaaacagaaattgttacACCTTGTTATCTAAATCATGATCACAATACTTGAATTTCATATAATTCATGATTTACGCCACTATTTTATGAGGTCGAATATCTACATATGCCTGCATTACCTATACAGCTGTAAAGCTGATTCTTTCTCATGcacattgtttttattttggtacTATATTGCATGTAGTGCTGGTAGGGTGTCAGTTGTTCACCAGCGTTTTCTAGTATTTACTCAtttctttgtaaaatttcttaaGAATATTCGTTTTGAAGTACAACTATGCTATTACAGTATTTTGAATGATTCATACACTTCCTTGtagtttttcaatttgaaattttctggaagtttctgaaattttgtttgttagcTCATGATCACGTGATGCTGCTGAACCAACCACAAGTCTGTTCGATTATATTCACTGTAAACTTCTGCTATGGTGCTGGTACCTACCGCTTTACTCTGTTCTTAATCAAGGACATTTTTACCTGTGCAGTATGAGCTTTTTTGAatgattttactgaaaaaatcaatttttttcttattttgtgAACATATTTTCATCATCGAGTTATATCGAAATAGCttcaaatttctttcttcatcCTAACCAAGATATTTACTGATCTCTCTTATCTGCTTTGCATTCACCCATTTCTATTTGTTGACACTCAACATATTACGCATTTTATCATCACACATTTCCATTGCTTTGGCATTTAATAAACTGTGCCACATAACAAAGTTTGCTAAGTTTTCGCACCACTCAAGGTTAAACGTTTTCGAAGGGTCTTGAAATAGTgtcatgaaaaattttaaattaaatcgGGAATATTAGCATTGTCAGTGCTTTTTTTGGCGACTAAACTTCGATTGGCAGCAATGGAAAACATCACGATACTCTGTCCGAGTTAGGTTCTTTAGGCTTGGCTGCTTTTTTCCAGTCGTCAATCATTAGTGACCGTTTTTGTCACATCGTACAGTAACAAAGTCTTTCTTAACGGTGAATTAACGGTTAACAAGCGACTATGGTGCAAGTTACGATGGAAActcattttttatatttttaatttttatatcattGTGCCAGTTTTCCGAACTTTTCATCTAATATCTGGACCACTGACCAGGACCAAGTGCCCAAAGGAATTCCAACAGTAGCATCTCTGGGCATCAAACACGGCAACACCTTTTTGTAAGCTCAGCCCACTAACTACTCAGCTACCAAGCCTACTACGAAACGTTTTCACGTGCGATTCGACATGAATAACAACCATTTTAATTCATGAAAGTTTTTCTGTTCAACACCAAGTTCGCCGACTTACGTGCAAATGTTTTCGGGTTTCACACATTCAACGGAATTATACTTAACGCTAGGTGACGCCCTACCATGTGAATTCTGCGAAAACGTACCCAGAAGTGTCGAGCGAAAAACCTCCAACATGGCAAGCGGCAAATTCGTACCGGCGATACTTCTCACCTGAAACCATTAATGCGTTAGTTCGACGGACAGCCATTGTTTTAGCGCTTGTATAAGGTTTTAACTGATGCAGGATGGACGTCAGTTCTAAAAAAGACCTTTCTCTTGGTGTGCTTTGGACGTTTGGAAGCAATCTACAAACGAGAGTGAACGCGTTTCTATTTTATATTGTCCATGTGTCAGTTTCTGCAATGCACCATGTAGCATCACTTATTCATTTCTTGTCAACGTTACATTTATCGTTTCCCGAGAAAACCATTTCAGCGGCTAAAGTTATGCAAGATGCGAAAAAACTAGCCAAAACACCTAAGCATTTGACTTTGCTCATCAATGAAGATAAGGTCGACTTTGCAGATATCACAAACATTATATACTGGTCTTTCTTTATGGGAATACCCTGTATAACGATAGCAGATAAAAAAGGTATCTTTTGCTGATTTTGgtttgtgaaatatttatattaatatataaatatatatatagcttATATCGTGTTTATCAGATTTGGAATATTTGTAACAGTTTTCTTGAAATGACAAACTATATATAATTTTCACAAGTTAActaagtttaaaacttttctccTCAATCCCTAACAATGTGGCGTGCACATTGATAAATCTTGTGAGTGCATGTACCAGCCACACTTACCACGTCGGTGAATTTTTAGTGTAATAACCGATGTTAGTTACCACTAGGCCACGGAGCCACCTGCTTCTGATAGAAATGATCATTTTAAACCATTGGGAAAACATTTACCGAATATCGTATTGGGATTATTGAACTCAGTAAACAGACGCCGATAAATAAGCTTATCAATTCGAGTCGATAATACACAGTTGTGTTCAACATAAGTTCATGTaccataaaaatcaaaaaaataaatagttaaataaaaaagtgcattgtgctGGGAAAAAGATTTATTTGCCCGAATTTTAACTGGAAACATGACTCACAGGTTTTAGAATATTGTTAGAAAATGcctttttttagaaaaaatgtttatcttTTTGCTCAAGTTTCTAATCTAAAATTTATGCTAATTGCCACAGATGCAAAACCAATCTccaaagttttgaaaagataaaatctatttataGTTAATAATAATCCTTACGTTCTTCATTTTTCATGAATCAGTTTTGTCACGTACTATGATACAGACTAAACTTTTTTCGAAGTAATTAGCGTTGGGTGAtgcatttcattaaaattacaAATCTTCTGAGGAATAACAATCTTCATAGACTCCTACATAGGCAACTTTGTCACATTTAGATTAAATACGCGCCTTTAGAAATAAAGAAACTTCATTGCACTACAAACTTACAAAGTGTGCATTTTATGTCTGTGTACCTGACTGGAATGTATGATATTGTTTTAAACAGAACATGCAGCGGAAACATTCAGGTGTGACGTCGTGTCCTGCTGCTGTTATTCTTAACTATAATTTAGCATTAAAGAGgccaaatttgtttgtttattatacaTGTGCAATGTTGTGTGCATGAAAAGTTGAAAGAGTACGCTGATGAATTTATTTCCTATGTGTGGGTCACACTCTCCACTGTGATTTGTTTTTGGTGTAGATGTATATGACATGAATGCATTTTTTTCCACATTGAATATCAACACGGAGTTTGataaattgatttattttatattatatgtCTATGTCATGTAggtattttgcaaaataattgcatCAAGCTGCAAAAAGAATTTGAAGATAAATTCAAGGTGTCAAACCAAGCTCCATCGCAGGCTTCAAACCTCAGGTTTCACGCCGGTCAATATAGCGATGCCGGTAAGCAAGGCTGTGAAAGTATAACTCATGCAGTTATTGTGTATTTTGAACTTGCATGTctgaaatttgaatttttttaaggTGATTATTCCGCTGTCACTTGCAACGTGGTTTTGACATCACTTCAACACGGTCGCAATAATTTTGTGAACTGCATTCAAAATCTCTGTGAGAACCTTGCTGCAGATAAAGAATTAAAGAATAAATTTGATGCAAAATCATTTGATCAAAAACTCAAAGGTAGATTTGGAAAGTTGATCGTAGAACACGTTGAATATGAATACCCAAGCTTTACATAAAGTCTATGCTCAGCCTTTAACTGGTTTTTAAGTTACCTTGTTAATATGATTTTTTAtgcatatatttatattggGAGTCCATGTAATACGTCCTAAATCATTATGCTACTATGTTGTATAGAAATAAATGGAAGTTTGGAAGATCCTGATTTTGCCATCACATTTGGTCCATATTATTCTCATTGGGGTTTTCAACCCTGGAACATACGACTTACCGAaattttgtaagttatttgTTGGTTAGATACTTGGGTGAAACcatttttttcagcaaaatatttgagTGCTGTACTCACAGTATGTAACGATTCAGTAACTAACAAAGATTACAATCATAATTATTGGTGTTCGTCTTTTCATCGGCACTTCATATTCAAAAGTTTGGTACAAATATCATAAAAACCTTcccaaacatgaaaaatttctgTGCAATCCCATATAAATAGTGACGAACCACAGATGTATAATAAGTGGTTTGAAATGCTTTATGTATAgtaggatgtttcattttttcaccattttggaatttaaaaaagcttggggtctccctaggccgtattttgggcacaatgaaagaatctgaattttttttaaatttatgacgtcattttgaggttgcacccccttgttgaagtttcagtggGGGTGCATTTTTCTAATTGGCGATATCTTGGTAACCGATTGAGCTAGAGCCATAATCAAggtgtcaaaagatgcagaatggctggtttcctataaccactcaatacattttaattgcattttcgctctagaaaaaaagttatttgagaaaaaccaaaattttgacatattttgccTACAAGTCAACATGTCAGATCAACTGTTTGAGTAAAAGTTACCGTCATAAGCGAAAATATTACCCTGAGCAGTCTACTGAAAATTGTTCGTCTTCTAGCTTATCTTCAAAGTATGTTATTGCtgataaaataagaaaaaagtcTGGAATCCAAAATTTCAACGTCATGTCAGATTCGGAATCAGATTCAGGAGATCATAAATCAGACCCAGATTTTGAAATCAAGAAAGTAATTGGTGGAAAAttctataaaaaaattcatacgTTTTCTGTAAATCAGGAGATGTGCATGCTAGCTGACCGTCGTATGACTTCCATACGCCAGCACTCAGACCAACTGAGATCTTTGGCACGTGAAAAAATCGCAGCATCTCCAACAACTATTTTTCGCAGACGAGAGAAAGTACGAATGAAAGCATTAGAAAGATGCCAATTAGAGATAAAGTCGTGTAGTGCAATGCAACTGTGATATGATGGTAGGGTGATTAACTCACTTGACCGGTATGTTTTTGTTGGTCAGTTGTTGGATGACCAGAATAAAAAATGTGAGAGAATTGTTGGTGTCAAAACCTTTCCCAAAGGAACATCAGTTACAGGGGAAATACTTTCCTCCACAATTATTGATGAGGTATGCGGTGATACTCTAAATAAGGTGTACTCAGTCATGGCGGACACTACAGCTGTTAACACAGGCAGGGTGTCAGGAGTAAATAAACGCTTAGCAGATTATTTTAGTTTGACCATTGGTCATGGGATTCATACCTTGGAATGTTTATTTCATGTCAATGAAATATATCTGTCCCATGTTATGCGTTTCATAGAAGGTGGAAAAAAAGGTCCCAGAGCACTTGAAGATGGTGCATTACTgaatattataaaaacaatacagAAGCCCATTCTAAACGATTTAATTCCATGTGACACTGTAACTATTCCGATTACAAAGATTGCAGCACTGCAcataaaaaaaggaaaaaatggtAGACAACAGTTTCCGCAGTGATGAATTGTGCTTGTTAGTGTTAGCTTCTCATTTGCTGATGAATGTTCCGGAAAATCTAAAAAACCTTTTAACATACAAACAGGAGAGCATAAGTCACTCATGATGGATAACAACTGCCAGCGGCTACCTTCGTCTTCTGCTTTTCAACATTGGAAGTCAACAAATGTCcacaaatcaaaaaagaaaattagaaaaaattgtttcatacATTGTTTCAGTCTATGTACCCTCTTTTGTAATGATACATTTGCATCCAAAAGCTTGTGATGGTCCTTTTCTTACTCTTTTCCAACGCAACCTTCTTCTTGCTTATAGAGAAATCCAGCCAGATGTTGCTGATATGGTAATGAAGTATTACTTGGATCATGCGGGACAATGGCTTGACCCCCAAAATGTGGCTTTAAGTGTTTATTCTGAGGTGCCACCTTACCCAATCGAGGCTGTTAAAGTATCCTCTTCCATGCCGCTATCCATCGATGTAAACAACTTGCTTATGAATCGTAATGCtggtttaaaacaatttttcacatTGAACAGAAAACAAGCTCATGGCATTGCTTCAGATGATGTTGATCCAGAATTTTGGAAAGCcattgaaaacaataataggTGCAATGAAAGGAAAATTGGATGGTTGAAAAATATTCCGCAGGAGAAAATTCGTGAAAACAAATCTACTTTGAGGCgtactgattttcgtttgcAAGCATACCTGTGCAATATGGATAACAATTAGTGAAGACAGCAAATTTTTGGGTTAACATGaactgttgtttgttgttagtttaaagaacaaaaataaatttgaataaaaaatacaatttgttATTTGGCTTATGGAACTGTTCTTACACGGTAGAGTAACGCTAAAGTAGAAATCAAAGTCGCAGTTTAACATGATTGTTTACTCGATCTTTCCAGAACTACCGATGTAGCAgttatttacacaaactgctgtaattttaagtttatcttagatatatgtttgtatagcttacataaaaaatattttgcttactTTTCATGGCGAAGCCCAATCTAAAAGTTTACAATCACCACCAAGCAAAATAAAGGTTCGGTTGGGAACTACATTGTGATTTgcatacaaaatatgtcaaaacttaggttttttttcaaaatttcggtttttctcaaataactttttttctagagcaaaaatacagttaaaatgtattgagtggttatGGGAAACCAGCTGTTCTGCATCTTTTGAGACCTTGATCATAGCTCTAGCTCAATCGGTTACGAAGATATCGCCAATTCACACAAATGCACCCCCACcgaaacttcaacaagggggtgcaacctcaaaatgacgtcataaataaaaaaaaaattcagattctttcattgtgcccaaaatacggcctagggagaccccaagcttttttaaattccaaaatggtgaaaaaatgaaacatcctaatGTATAGACTGAATTTAATAAATCTGTGTCCACGGGTGAGTATATCAAAGTGTATAATACATATAACAAAGCAAACCTTTCTGTGTTTTTGCAGGTATTTTTCAACTCTTCGCAGGATAACATACTTTAAATATCGACAATGTTTGCGAAAGTTTGCTCGTTGTGAACAGAGGCTCGGTTCTTAACACGTATTTAAACTCAGCAAAGCAAGTAATATGTGTTGCAGGTTAAAGCGTTGATGTACCTTGAtctaaattgttttatatttatttgatGCTGTCGCATATGAAAAGCCCTTATTGGGCTTAATGGCAATAGTTTTTTTCCATACTGCTGAAAATTGTGAAATTTTAGGTGGTTGATTGGGTTTGTTTTCCCATTTCTATGCTCCATACATTTGCTTTACAATGTGACTAAAAATTTGGTGGCATCATACGACTCGCtatgataaaaaatgttaGGTATTTTAATTATATCCTGTAAAGATATCGTAATTTTTGAGCAACTGTTACCCTTCATAATGCTTGCTGCCGCTGCCTTCTAACCTACTTGAccttttttaaaagttttattttttggtgaGATTGTCATTCACGTATTCAGAATTCTGTCTCAGTGAAAAGTATCTATTCTGGTTTGCTGTAAACAACATA
Encoded here:
- the LOC143470176 gene encoding dehydrodolichyl diphosphate synthase complex subunit nus1-like, giving the protein MDVSSKKDLSLGVLWTFGSNLQTRVNAFLFYIVHVSVSAMHHVASLIHFLSTLHLSFPEKTISAAKVMQDAKKLAKTPKHLTLLINEDKVDFADITNIIYWSFFMGIPCITIADKKGILQNNCIKLQKEFEDKFKVSNQAPSQASNLRFHAGQYSDAGDYSAVTCNVVLTSLQHGRNNFVNCIQNLCENLAADKELKNKFDAKSFDQKLKEINGSLEDPDFAITFGPYYSHWGFQPWNIRLTEILYFSTLRRITYFKYRQCLRKFARCEQRLGS